A window of Limosilactobacillus sp. WILCCON 0051 genomic DNA:
GGCCGTCAGTTCCAGCCAGTTTGCGAAATGACGCTGACGTCCGCCAGTATACAAAAAGATGTCGTCAGTCGTTAAATGATGGTCGATCACCACGTTTTGTGCCGCGTCATAGTACTGCTTGAGTTTTGCCTGACCCTTGGCATAAAACGTCTTGGCAAAACGCTGCCCATGCTGATCATATTGATCGATCCACTGCAGCTCGCCAGCCGCGTTCAGCCATTCGACCTGCTTGACGAAACGCGTATTGTCATTTTTAAAGAAACGGATCTCGGCACGCTTGGTATTCAGGTCATAAACCTGGGCCCCACTGGCATCCCCTTTGATCTGCCAGAAGCGAGGCACCTGAACCTGATCAAAATAAAGCGGCTCGCCAGTCTGCTTACGATACTGCTTGATTGGCGAATCGACCTCTGCCGGCAAAAAACCATCATCATTGATCACCACTGTTGGCACCTTGATTTCAGCGATCTTTTGCGAGCGGACCAGGTCAATGCTGCCGCGCTGCCAGTCGTCAAATAGATTAAGCATCTGTTTCCTCCTTTACCAGCTGTCGCCATTTTGCAAGAATCCGATCATCCAAATAGTGCTCGGCAATCTCATAGGAATGCTGACTGAACTTCGCGCCCTGGTTTTCATCGGCAAAGAGCTGCTCGATGGCTCCCGTCAAAGCCGCGACTTTTTCAGCTTCATCCTGCTGTTCGTCATAAGGCAGCAAAAAGCCGTTCTGCTCTGGATCAATAAACGTCTGATTGCCATACGGGACGTCAAAGCCGATCATTGGCAGGCCCCCGCCGACCGCCTCTAACAGACTCAGCCCAAAGCCTTCACTGGTTGAGGCCGCGATGTAGCCGGCGTAGTTTTGGTAGACGTCATCCAGCCGGTGCTGTCCCATCAGATGAATATAGCCGTTTGCCTGGGCCGTGTCGATCTGGCGCTGGAGCCGATCATGCTGCTCGCCATAGCCATAGACATCCAAGACCAGATCGCCAACCGTCTGCCGGGCCGCGATTACCGCGCTGATCAGCCAGTCAATATGCTTTTCGCCAGCCAGCCGGGAAGCCGTGATCAGCGTATGCCGGCGTCGCTGCTGATACTGCCGCTGCTTGAGGGTGGTCAGACTGCCAACGGGAATTACGATGACCTTGGCCTCATCGTGCTGATACTTCTTCAGCTGTTTGGTCAGCATCGCTTGCTGGGCCGCGGTTGCCACGATGAAAAAGTCGGTGTCCGCCGCGTGCACGAACTGATACTCATAAAAGTTGTTCCAGAGGACGCGCTGATTATCCGTATGGTGCGCGTCATAATGTTCGGCATGCACTACCACGCCCAGTTTGGCCGGTCCATGCAATTGATACCAGAGCTGGCCGCTGCTTAGATCCGGACTGTCCTCACGATCCAAAATCACCAGATCATCGTCCTGCAGGTGCAAGCGACGAATCATCTCAGCGTACAGTTCGGTTTTGGAGTAATAGATCTGCTCGGGAAACTCAAAGACCTCATTTTCGCCATTCAGGTACTGATGATAGGCAACGCGGCCATCTTGATTCAAAAAGTCGCGCAGATAGACCTGGCCACTGCCATCCAGATATTCCACGGCATAGCAGCTGGCACTGAAGAATTCCCGCCGCATTAAGCGTGGTCCCGCAAAATACTCGGCATAGTCAATCAGCTGCCGTTTTTGGTCGACTACATGAACTCTGATCCGCCATTCTTCAGCCATTTCAAAGTCAACCAGCTGCTTGTTGCCTACAAAGGTCTGCGTCTTCATTGGCACGTCCTGCAGCTCATGGGCCTGGCGAAACTCAGCCAATGAATAGGTTGATGGCGTGATTGGCATATCGGTAAAAAAGTTGTACAGCCAGATGACCTGATCATCACGCAGTCCCAGATTGCTCGTCAACGCCTGAATGTTATCGGCCAGAATCATATCCGAAAAGATAAACCGGGCCTCAATGCCTGCCTGTTCAAAAACCTTGGCGCGATAAGCCTGGGCATACTCAA
This region includes:
- the gtfA gene encoding accessory Sec system glycosyltransferase GtfA; this encodes MTVYNVNLGIGWASSGVEYAQAYRAKVFEQAGIEARFIFSDMILADNIQALTSNLGLRDDQVIWLYNFFTDMPITPSTYSLAEFRQAHELQDVPMKTQTFVGNKQLVDFEMAEEWRIRVHVVDQKRQLIDYAEYFAGPRLMRREFFSASCYAVEYLDGSGQVYLRDFLNQDGRVAYHQYLNGENEVFEFPEQIYYSKTELYAEMIRRLHLQDDDLVILDREDSPDLSSGQLWYQLHGPAKLGVVVHAEHYDAHHTDNQRVLWNNFYEYQFVHAADTDFFIVATAAQQAMLTKQLKKYQHDEAKVIVIPVGSLTTLKQRQYQQRRRHTLITASRLAGEKHIDWLISAVIAARQTVGDLVLDVYGYGEQHDRLQRQIDTAQANGYIHLMGQHRLDDVYQNYAGYIAASTSEGFGLSLLEAVGGGLPMIGFDVPYGNQTFIDPEQNGFLLPYDEQQDEAEKVAALTGAIEQLFADENQGAKFSQHSYEIAEHYLDDRILAKWRQLVKEETDA